The following are encoded in a window of Phaseolus vulgaris cultivar G19833 chromosome 3, P. vulgaris v2.0, whole genome shotgun sequence genomic DNA:
- the LOC137839392 gene encoding nuclear transcription factor Y subunit B-5-like: MVDNVGGSSSNPENSGIREQDCLLPIANVGRIMKQILPPNAKISKESKETMQECVSEFISFVTSEASEKCRKERRKTVNGDDICWALGSLGFDDYAEPLRRYLHRYREVEVDRSAIQERGNSPSKDKDNEF; encoded by the coding sequence ATGGTGGACAATGTTGGAGGCAGTTCCTCTAATCCTGAAAACAGTGGCATCAGGGAACAAGACTGTTTGTTGCCAATAGCCAATGTTGGGAGGATCATGAAGCAGATTCTGCCTCCTAACGCAAAAATCTCAAAGGAATCAAAGGAAACAATGCAAGAGTGTGTATCAGAGTTTATAAGCTTTGTGACGAGTGAGGCATCAGAGAAGTGCAGGAAGGAGAGGAGGAAGACTGTGAACGGAGATGATATATGCTGGGCCTTAGGGTCGCTTGGTTTTGATGACTATGCAGAGCCATTGAGAAGGTATTTGCACAGATATAGAGAAGTAGAAGTAGATAGATCAGCCATCCAAGAGAGAGGAAATAGCCCCTCAAAAGATAAGGATAATGAATTCTGA
- the LOC137806900 gene encoding pleiotropic drug resistance protein 1-like isoform X1 — translation MCLRMALLQGPPGSGKTTLLLALAGRLGKDLKPQHSGRVTYNGHGLEKFVPQRISAYISQHDNHIGEMTVRETLAFSARCQGIGHNYGSNTRKLFLKTMNKFVKQCLVIFCIKQMAPALFRLMAAIGRDIVVANTAGTFALLAVTVLGGFVISREDVHKWFMWGYWSSPMMYGQNAIVVNEFLGHSWRKVSPNSKETLEVLILKSRGFFPQAYWYWIGIGALIGYVFLFNFLFSLALQYLSLFRKDQAGLSEENLLERNASMAEEFILLPTRKNSSAGTSKIGRGADIFWSNWKQLFPFDPVGFSYAHEVKAQGVRRIIEGFHWHGKDEEA, via the exons ATGTGCTTGAG AATGGCCTTGCTTCAAGGGCCACCAGGATCTGGAAAGACCACGTTGCTGTTGGCATTGGCTGGAAGACTTGGTAAAGATTTGAAG CCTCAGCATTCTGGAAGAGTAACATACAATGGACATGGGCTTGAGAAGTTTGTGCCACAAAGGATATcagcttacataagtcaacatGATAATCACATTGGAGAAATGACTGTGAGAGAAACACTGGCTTTCTCAGCAAGATGTCAAGGGATTGGACACAATTATG GCAGCAACActagaaaactgtttttgaaaacAATGAACAAGT TTGTAAAACAGTGCTTGGTAATTTTTTGCATTAAGCAGATGGCACCAGCACTGTTTCGGTTGATGGCTGCAATAGGAAGGGATATTGTCGTGGCAAACACTGCTGGCACATTTGCACTGCTTGCAGTTACAGTTCTGGGAGGATTTGTGATTTCAAGAG AGGATGTGCACAAATGGTTTATGTGGGGTTACTGGTCCTCACCAATGATGTATGGACAAAATGCTATAGTTGTGAATGAGTTTCTTGGGCATAGTTGGAGAAAG GTTAGTCCCAATTCCAAAGAAACATTGGAAGTATTGATACTGAAATCTCGTGGATTTTTCCCACAAGCGTATTGGTATTGGATTGGAATAGGAGCTTTGATTGGTTATGTTTTTCTCTTCAACTTTTTGTTCTCCCTGGCTTTGCAATATCTCAGTC TATTCAGAAAAGATCAAGCAGGGCTATCCGAAGAGAATTTGCTCGAGAGAAATGCTTCAATGGCTGAAGAGTTCATTCTGTTACCAACAAGAAAAAATTCTTCTG CTGGTACTTCTAAAATTGGGAGGGGAGCAGATATATTCTGGTCCAATTGGAAGCAACTCTTCCCATTTGATCCAGTAG GCTTTTCTTATGCTCATGAAGTCAAGGCTCAAGGAGTACGAAGAATCATTGAAGGATTTCATTGGCATGGGAAGGATGAGGAAGCTTAG
- the LOC137806900 gene encoding pleiotropic drug resistance protein 1-like isoform X2, protein MCLRMALLQGPPGSGKTTLLLALAGRLGKDLKMAPALFRLMAAIGRDIVVANTAGTFALLAVTVLGGFVISREDVHKWFMWGYWSSPMMYGQNAIVVNEFLGHSWRKVSPNSKETLEVLILKSRGFFPQAYWYWIGIGALIGYVFLFNFLFSLALQYLSLFRKDQAGLSEENLLERNASMAEEFILLPTRKNSSAGTSKIGRGADIFWSNWKQLFPFDPVGFSYAHEVKAQGVRRIIEGFHWHGKDEEA, encoded by the exons ATGTGCTTGAG AATGGCCTTGCTTCAAGGGCCACCAGGATCTGGAAAGACCACGTTGCTGTTGGCATTGGCTGGAAGACTTGGTAAAGATTTGAAG ATGGCACCAGCACTGTTTCGGTTGATGGCTGCAATAGGAAGGGATATTGTCGTGGCAAACACTGCTGGCACATTTGCACTGCTTGCAGTTACAGTTCTGGGAGGATTTGTGATTTCAAGAG AGGATGTGCACAAATGGTTTATGTGGGGTTACTGGTCCTCACCAATGATGTATGGACAAAATGCTATAGTTGTGAATGAGTTTCTTGGGCATAGTTGGAGAAAG GTTAGTCCCAATTCCAAAGAAACATTGGAAGTATTGATACTGAAATCTCGTGGATTTTTCCCACAAGCGTATTGGTATTGGATTGGAATAGGAGCTTTGATTGGTTATGTTTTTCTCTTCAACTTTTTGTTCTCCCTGGCTTTGCAATATCTCAGTC TATTCAGAAAAGATCAAGCAGGGCTATCCGAAGAGAATTTGCTCGAGAGAAATGCTTCAATGGCTGAAGAGTTCATTCTGTTACCAACAAGAAAAAATTCTTCTG CTGGTACTTCTAAAATTGGGAGGGGAGCAGATATATTCTGGTCCAATTGGAAGCAACTCTTCCCATTTGATCCAGTAG GCTTTTCTTATGCTCATGAAGTCAAGGCTCAAGGAGTACGAAGAATCATTGAAGGATTTCATTGGCATGGGAAGGATGAGGAAGCTTAG
- the LOC137806900 gene encoding pleiotropic drug resistance protein 1-like isoform X3 produces MALLQGPPGSGKTTLLLALAGRLGKDLKMAPALFRLMAAIGRDIVVANTAGTFALLAVTVLGGFVISREDVHKWFMWGYWSSPMMYGQNAIVVNEFLGHSWRKVSPNSKETLEVLILKSRGFFPQAYWYWIGIGALIGYVFLFNFLFSLALQYLSLFRKDQAGLSEENLLERNASMAEEFILLPTRKNSSAGTSKIGRGADIFWSNWKQLFPFDPVGFSYAHEVKAQGVRRIIEGFHWHGKDEEA; encoded by the exons ATGGCCTTGCTTCAAGGGCCACCAGGATCTGGAAAGACCACGTTGCTGTTGGCATTGGCTGGAAGACTTGGTAAAGATTTGAAG ATGGCACCAGCACTGTTTCGGTTGATGGCTGCAATAGGAAGGGATATTGTCGTGGCAAACACTGCTGGCACATTTGCACTGCTTGCAGTTACAGTTCTGGGAGGATTTGTGATTTCAAGAG AGGATGTGCACAAATGGTTTATGTGGGGTTACTGGTCCTCACCAATGATGTATGGACAAAATGCTATAGTTGTGAATGAGTTTCTTGGGCATAGTTGGAGAAAG GTTAGTCCCAATTCCAAAGAAACATTGGAAGTATTGATACTGAAATCTCGTGGATTTTTCCCACAAGCGTATTGGTATTGGATTGGAATAGGAGCTTTGATTGGTTATGTTTTTCTCTTCAACTTTTTGTTCTCCCTGGCTTTGCAATATCTCAGTC TATTCAGAAAAGATCAAGCAGGGCTATCCGAAGAGAATTTGCTCGAGAGAAATGCTTCAATGGCTGAAGAGTTCATTCTGTTACCAACAAGAAAAAATTCTTCTG CTGGTACTTCTAAAATTGGGAGGGGAGCAGATATATTCTGGTCCAATTGGAAGCAACTCTTCCCATTTGATCCAGTAG GCTTTTCTTATGCTCATGAAGTCAAGGCTCAAGGAGTACGAAGAATCATTGAAGGATTTCATTGGCATGGGAAGGATGAGGAAGCTTAG